From one Dermacentor andersoni chromosome 1, qqDerAnde1_hic_scaffold, whole genome shotgun sequence genomic stretch:
- the LOC126548180 gene encoding tigger transposable element-derived protein 6-like has protein sequence MGQELKIDLLGAIQMLKASWDNVKQSTIVHCFRHAGFVSRIEEASEEATQDLTLDGTEEECQLEETWSQLERFVGAEPHSMCVEDFVGGDDSTGTVAELTDVEITAEVTAERPNEDAAEADPASADVAPLPTATEAVAALAIVRRYCGAIEGTGLSLVDRLDYVEDAVVKHAVANMKQATLLQYFQRTK, from the coding sequence ATGGGCCAAGAGCTAAAGATAGACCTTTTGGGTGCCATTCAAATGCTGAAGGCCTCGTGGGACAACGTCAAGCAGTCGACAATAGTTCACTGCTTTCGGCATGCGGGTTTCGTGAGCCGCATTGAAGAAGCTTCCGAGGAAGCAACCCAAGATTTGACGTTGGATGGCACAGAGGAAGAATGCCAGCTCGAAGAAAcctggagccagttggagcgctttgtcggtgctgagccacacagcatgtgcgttgaggacttcgttggcggtgacgacagcaccggaacagtggcggagttgaCAGACGTGGAGATcacggcagaagtgactgctgagcggccaaacgaagacgctgccgaggctgatccagcaagcgctgatgttgccccgctcccgactgcaactgaggctgtagctgcgtTGGCcattgtacgccgctactgcggcgcaatagaaggcactggactgtctcttgtggaTCGTTTGGACTATGtagaggacgccgtggtcaagcacgcggttgccaatatgaagcaggctacgctgcttcagtactttcagcgaacgaaataa